One Neoarius graeffei isolate fNeoGra1 chromosome 9, fNeoGra1.pri, whole genome shotgun sequence genomic window, tgggtttcctccgggtgctccggtttcccccacagtccaaagacatgcaggttaggttaaccggtgactctaaattgaccgtaggtgtgaatgtgagtatgaatggttgtctgtgtctatgtgtcagccctgtgatgacctggcgacttgtccagggcgtaccccgcctttcgcccgtagtcagctgggataggctccagcttgcctgcgaccctgtagaaggataaagcggctagagataatgagatgagatgaggtcagcTGTCCGTAGTCCATACCACATTTTGTCCCAAGCCCTGGCATTATATACAGCAGGCCTGTTTAATTAATAGCAATTAATCTGATAACACATGCACACAGTATCAGTCATTTGAAACACAATACAATGACTATTTTAAACCTTTTTATTGCGACAGCATAAAAATACCAGTGAATTAAAAAGCAGATGGTGTAATAAAACAATGTACGTCTATACATAAATTACAGCTGACCGTCAGAGGTGCTTCACTCAACAGAAGTATCATTTATAATGTCCTTTCTGAAATGAATGTCTAAATATATTGTGATAGTGGCCACGACGTAAAGAATAAACAAAGCCCAGTTTTATGTACGTTTGATCCTTTCTACTAATTCCATGCATGTCAAACCTGTGAGTAATGTACAACAGTATGACTTGTAAACAGTTCAACAAAAGtctctttattttttctttttttcctgtgTGGAGTCAAACCAGGCATCCAGTAGCTTCTTGCTGTAGTAAATTTGCCCTGCATGCACCTGAATGGCGATCACCATCAGCAGGTACATCACTGACACTGCCGAGAAGCCAAAGATAAATCGGTAAGCCTTGCCATGTCGGTACAGCTGCTGTGCCACCGGGAACATCTCCATGGCACCGAAAATGAGTGGAGCCACAGAAAATAGGCCAGCACTGATCATGGAGATCACCAGGTAGCTGATGTTGTTCCTGGGCATGGCCATGCTAGACAGCAGTGAGGGCAGCAGGCTGAGGAGGTATGGGTACTCCCACTGATAGGGCATGGCCACTACATCATGGGAGAACAGCTTAAAGTGGGCAACTGTCACCTGGGAAGCAATGAGTAACCATATAACGAGATGCACTATGGTCAGCTTCTTGATCTCAGACTTTAAGGAAGCACTGCAACACAGAGGGGTCAAGTTAGAGGACAGATGGAAAAGATGAGCTGGCCGTTTGTAAACGCTAAATTAATAAATATTCATTCACTCTATTCAAAGGCATCAAAATCTCAGGGAACCTATTGTACGTTTCCGTCTTTCCACAGATTTTCTGAGATACTCAGACATCATTTAAGACACTGTACTATTCATATAACGTTTGCTgatttgtggccgattgttttgaaacaaatcggccacaagctcggtcttcaaaagcgagaacacagacaggtaagacgCGACGCTCTCATTTGGCTACATAACAAAAACAATGCTCGttgtttatctgcatttagattaatacatgtaacctgtattgtgtgtttaagttaccggtataagatgatttaatttgcttcagaatgtgattgtctcagttcttctgattatttaattagcctttgacgttttatcagtgaaaatgcatgcatgtacatgtatgctgcataagttataacacccatcctgttttaatgagagtcaacccacaatcaatgaagtcaaatcagtcttagttgagcaagtcggtaacggtgtttcttactttcaccataaattattatttatatgactttggtctatagctgtaaaaggcctcgggcttaaaaccggttaccgctgtgatgtcacgcactcagggctggctggctcagcggggcagctccaatgccaactttgcggtcgattttaactctcaaaaatatatatatatattttttttttattcccatttatgcagcatacaagagtcaaggatggagatactatccactcaaatttatttaaaaataaaaggttctgcgtatctcctttaatgacAAAACATGGATGGGCAGCGAGGATTTACTGCTTAAGATACTACCTCATCTGATAATGAGGAGCCACTTTCTCTCTATGCTTGAAGTCACTCCCATCAGTCCTGGCAGTTCTTGGGCCGGCACGTGAGGTCATGACTAACTCCTGTGTGAGGAGGACATTTACCATCAGCCTCAAAATGAGAACATACAGGTCAGTGAATGATAAACAGAGCAACAATATGCATGAGCAGTCTATATTGGCTCATGAGCTAAAATCTAACTACAGAAAGTATACAGCTGTATACTGTATACGAAAGTTGTATACTGACTGTACCGCAaatgtacagtgatgcttgaaagtttgtgaaccctttagaattttctatatttctgcataattacgacctaaaacataatcagatgattttcacacaagccctgaaagtagataaagagaacccagttaaacaaatcattcaaaaatattatacttgatcatttatttattgaggaaaatgatccaatattacatatctgtgagtggcaaaagtatgtgaacctttgctttcagtatctggtgtgagccccttgtgcagcaataactgcaactaaacgtttgcggtaactgttgatcagtcctgcacaccagcttggaggaattttagcccgttcctccgtacagaacagcttcagctctgggatgctggtgggtttcctcacatgaactgctcgcttcaggtccttccacaacatttccattggattaaggtcaggactttatgacttggccattccaaaacattaactttattcttctttaaccattctttggtagaacgacttgtgtgcttagggtcgttgtcttgctacatgacccaccttctcttgagattcagttcatggacagatgtcctgacattttcctttagaattcgctgctataattcagaattcattgttccatcaatgacggcaagccgtcctggcccagatgcagcaaaacaggcccaaaccatgatactaccaccaccacgtttcacagatgggataaggttcttatactggaatgcagtgttttcctttcttcaaacataacgcttctcatttaaaccaaaaagctctattctggtctcatccgtccacaaaacatttttccaatagccttctggcctgtccatgtgatctttagcaaactgcagacgagcagcaatgttctttttggagagcagtggctttctccttgcaaccctgccatgcacaccattgttgttcagtgttctcctgatggtggactcatgaacattagccaatgtgagagaggccttcagttgcttaccctggggtcctttgtgacctcgccgactaatacacgccttgctcttggagtgatctttgttggtcgaccactcctggggagggtaacaatggtcttgaatttcctccatttctacataatctgtctgactgtggattggtggagtccaaactctttagagatggttttgtcaccttttccagcctgatgagcatcaacaacactgtttctgaggtcctcagaaatttcctttgttcttgccatgatacacttccacaaacatgtgttgtgaagatcagactttgata contains:
- the jagn1a gene encoding protein jagunal homolog 1-A isoform X1 is translated as MKHFELVMTSRAGPRTARTDGSDFKHREKVAPHYQMSASLKSEIKKLTIVHLVIWLLIASQVTVAHFKLFSHDVVAMPYQWEYPYLLSLLPSLLSSMAMPRNNISYLVISMISAGLFSVAPLIFGAMEMFPVAQQLYRHGKAYRFIFGFSAVSVMYLLMVIAIQVHAGQIYYSKKLLDAWFDSTQEKKKK
- the jagn1a gene encoding protein jagunal homolog 1-A isoform X2, with translation MTSRAGPRTARTDGSDFKHREKVAPHYQMSASLKSEIKKLTIVHLVIWLLIASQVTVAHFKLFSHDVVAMPYQWEYPYLLSLLPSLLSSMAMPRNNISYLVISMISAGLFSVAPLIFGAMEMFPVAQQLYRHGKAYRFIFGFSAVSVMYLLMVIAIQVHAGQIYYSKKLLDAWFDSTQEKKKK